From the genome of Pseudoliparis swirei isolate HS2019 ecotype Mariana Trench chromosome 10, NWPU_hadal_v1, whole genome shotgun sequence, one region includes:
- the yaf2 gene encoding YY1-associated factor 2, with the protein MGDKRSPTRPKRQPKPCSDEGFWDCSVCTYKNTAEAFKCMMCDVRKGTSTRKPRPVSQLVSQQQVTQQFVLPPQPKKEKKERVEREKSDREPALKKNSHKKMRPRLKNIDRSSAQHLEVTVGDLTVIITDFKEKAKPSSAPATSSSTVSTADLHSHNGSSSENTEKGLSRASSPRGEGSSVNGESH; encoded by the exons ATGGGCGACAAGAGGAGTCCCACAAG gCCGAAGCGTCAACCGAAGCCCTGCTCCGACGAGGGGTTTTGGGACTGCAGCGTATGCACGTACAAGAACACGGCAGAGGCTTTTAAGTGCATGATGTGTGATGTCAGGAAGGGGACGTCAACAAG GAAGCCTCGTCCCGTCTCCCAGCTCGTCTCGCAGCAGCAGGTAACGCAGCAGTTTGTGTTGCCCCCGCAGcccaagaaggagaagaaggagcgaGTCGAGAGGGAGAAGAGCGACAGAGAGCCGGCGCTCAAGAAGAACAGTCACAAGAAGATGAG GCCGAGGTTAAAAAACATCGACCGGAGCAGCGCCCAGCACCTGGAGGTGACGGTTGGGGACCTGACAGTCATCATAACGGACTTTAAGGAGAAGGCCAAGCCCTCGTCCGCCCCGGCGACGTCGTCCAGCACCGTGTCCACGGCCGACCTCCACAGCCACAACGGCTCCAgctcagagaacacagagaagggGCTCTCTCGCGCCTCCTCGCCCAGGGGGGAGGGGAGCTCTGTCAACGGAGAGTCCCACTGA
- the pphln1 gene encoding periphilin-1 isoform X2, with amino-acid sequence MWRWEAKKPIPTAETEEIEVLKSKMTYRRDRSIREVYDDRFLAERPGPYPRAAGAPERRGPFGRPEEDYGRGGYEYEGGPRFFPNGGGQRNYHEEQRGYHGDNVHFSAERRAVPPARREDYPYRGPREDPHPGRPLEFGARAPPPPPPPHNVRNQGVYPAARSLPESGEDTLVQAILNLDKGEDRDPFRRKVAPFPPPRERSPARREMACSPQSRSGSSVSSRGYSPDRAKSLPVPSQQDKNVDGPEVVSEHHWGAHYSQQSGHETLDKIPGLSREGSPHSATSNKEEHHPPEAETEEPPVVPVVEESQKSSPDNFQERRALAIAAKAQEIEKVYQQDCETFGMVVKMLVAKDPNLEKQLQVPLRENLGEIRDRCLEDLKHFINELDEVVRQSEPSVCDSTTSSTALTGHKLSKTGVNHSSSY; translated from the exons ATGTGGAGGTGGGAAGCTAAGAAGCCAATACCCACGGCGGAGACGGAAGAAATTG AGGTCCTTAAATCCAAAA TGACGTACAGGAGAGACAGGAGTATACGAGAGGTGTATGATGATCGCTTTTTGGCAGAAAGACCG GGTCCTTACCCACGGGCAGCTGGGGCACCAGAGAGAAGGGGCCCCTTTGGCAGGCCGGAAGAGGACTATGGCCGTGGCGGGTACGAATACGAAGGAGGTCCACGCTTTTTTCCAAATGGAGGAGGCCAACGAAATTATCATGAAGAGCAGAGGGGCTACCATGGGGACAACGTTCACTTCTCTGCTGAACGCAGAGCTGTTCCACCTGCAAGGAGG GAGGACTACCCTTACAGAGGGCCCAGGGAGGACCCGCACCCAGGACGGCCTTTGGAGTTTGG CGCgcgagcgccgccgccgccaccgcctccTCACAACGTGCGAAACCAGGGCGTCTACCCAGCAGCCCGATCACTCCCGGAGAGCGGGGAAGACACACTAGTGCAAGCCATCCTCAACCTGGACAAAGG GGAGGACAGAGACCCCTTCAGGAGAAAGGTGGCCCCGTTCCCTCCACCCAGGGAGCGCTCGCCTGCGCGCCGCGAGATGGCCTGTTCCCCCCAGAGTCGCTCCGGCTCCAGCGTCAGCAGCAGGGGCTACTCGCCAGACCGAGCCAAGAGCCTGCCGGTTCCCTCGCAGCAGGACAAGA ATGTGGACGGTCCAGAGGTGGTGTCTGAGCACCATTGGGGGGCGCACTATTCCCAACAGAGTGGACATGAAACTTTGG aCAAAATTCCCGGCCTGTCAAGAGAAGGGTCCCCACACAGCGCGACCTCGAACAAG GAGGAGCACCATCCTCCAGAAGCAGAAACAGAGGAGCCCCCGGTGGTTCCAGTCGTCGAGGAGAGCCAAAAGTCGTCTCCGGACAACTTTCAAGAGCGACGGGCCCTCGCCATCGCAGCCAAAGCTCAGGAGATAGAGAAG GTGTACCAGCAGGACTGCGAGACATTCGGCATGGTGGTAAAGATGTTGGTGGCCAAAGACCCCAACCTGGAGAAGCAGCTGCAGGTTCCCCTCAGGGAGAACCTCGGGGAGATCCGCGATCGTTGCCTGGAGGACCTGAAACACTTCATCAACGAGCTGGACGAGGTGGTCCGGCAGTCGGAGCCTTCCGTTTGTGACTCGACCACCTCGTCAACAGCACTGACGGGTCATAAACTCTCAAAGACGGGAGTCAATCACAGCTCGTCTTACTGA
- the pphln1 gene encoding periphilin-1 isoform X1, with amino-acid sequence MWRWEAKKPIPTAETEEIDLVDCFIFSITPIPEVLKSKMTYRRDRSIREVYDDRFLAERPGPYPRAAGAPERRGPFGRPEEDYGRGGYEYEGGPRFFPNGGGQRNYHEEQRGYHGDNVHFSAERRAVPPARREDYPYRGPREDPHPGRPLEFGARAPPPPPPPHNVRNQGVYPAARSLPESGEDTLVQAILNLDKGEDRDPFRRKVAPFPPPRERSPARREMACSPQSRSGSSVSSRGYSPDRAKSLPVPSQQDKNVDGPEVVSEHHWGAHYSQQSGHETLDKIPGLSREGSPHSATSNKEEHHPPEAETEEPPVVPVVEESQKSSPDNFQERRALAIAAKAQEIEKVYQQDCETFGMVVKMLVAKDPNLEKQLQVPLRENLGEIRDRCLEDLKHFINELDEVVRQSEPSVCDSTTSSTALTGHKLSKTGVNHSSSY; translated from the exons ATGTGGAGGTGGGAAGCTAAGAAGCCAATACCCACGGCGGAGACGGAAGAAATTG ATTTGGTTGActgttttattttctctatCACCCCGATTCCAGAGGTCCTTAAATCCAAAA TGACGTACAGGAGAGACAGGAGTATACGAGAGGTGTATGATGATCGCTTTTTGGCAGAAAGACCG GGTCCTTACCCACGGGCAGCTGGGGCACCAGAGAGAAGGGGCCCCTTTGGCAGGCCGGAAGAGGACTATGGCCGTGGCGGGTACGAATACGAAGGAGGTCCACGCTTTTTTCCAAATGGAGGAGGCCAACGAAATTATCATGAAGAGCAGAGGGGCTACCATGGGGACAACGTTCACTTCTCTGCTGAACGCAGAGCTGTTCCACCTGCAAGGAGG GAGGACTACCCTTACAGAGGGCCCAGGGAGGACCCGCACCCAGGACGGCCTTTGGAGTTTGG CGCgcgagcgccgccgccgccaccgcctccTCACAACGTGCGAAACCAGGGCGTCTACCCAGCAGCCCGATCACTCCCGGAGAGCGGGGAAGACACACTAGTGCAAGCCATCCTCAACCTGGACAAAGG GGAGGACAGAGACCCCTTCAGGAGAAAGGTGGCCCCGTTCCCTCCACCCAGGGAGCGCTCGCCTGCGCGCCGCGAGATGGCCTGTTCCCCCCAGAGTCGCTCCGGCTCCAGCGTCAGCAGCAGGGGCTACTCGCCAGACCGAGCCAAGAGCCTGCCGGTTCCCTCGCAGCAGGACAAGA ATGTGGACGGTCCAGAGGTGGTGTCTGAGCACCATTGGGGGGCGCACTATTCCCAACAGAGTGGACATGAAACTTTGG aCAAAATTCCCGGCCTGTCAAGAGAAGGGTCCCCACACAGCGCGACCTCGAACAAG GAGGAGCACCATCCTCCAGAAGCAGAAACAGAGGAGCCCCCGGTGGTTCCAGTCGTCGAGGAGAGCCAAAAGTCGTCTCCGGACAACTTTCAAGAGCGACGGGCCCTCGCCATCGCAGCCAAAGCTCAGGAGATAGAGAAG GTGTACCAGCAGGACTGCGAGACATTCGGCATGGTGGTAAAGATGTTGGTGGCCAAAGACCCCAACCTGGAGAAGCAGCTGCAGGTTCCCCTCAGGGAGAACCTCGGGGAGATCCGCGATCGTTGCCTGGAGGACCTGAAACACTTCATCAACGAGCTGGACGAGGTGGTCCGGCAGTCGGAGCCTTCCGTTTGTGACTCGACCACCTCGTCAACAGCACTGACGGGTCATAAACTCTCAAAGACGGGAGTCAATCACAGCTCGTCTTACTGA
- the zcrb1 gene encoding zinc finger CCHC-type and RNA-binding motif-containing protein 1: MSGGLAPSKSTVYVSNLPFSLTNNDLHKLFTKYGKVVKVTIVKDKDTRQSKGVAFVLFLDRESAYNCARAVNNKELFGRTVKASIAVDNGRATEFIKRRNYTDKTKCYECGDTGHLSYACPKNILGERDPPKKKEKKKKKKAEQPEHVEEEEKSEEEGEDPTLDSLSQAIAFQQARIEDEDTQRKKTRMPQEEGAHASTSSDSKKPRIKKSAYFSDEEEFSD, encoded by the exons ATGAGCGGGGGTTTGGCACCGAGCAAAAGCACGGTGTACGTGTCGAACCTGCCATTCTCTCTTACCAACAATGACCTGCACAAG CTATTCACCAAATATGGAAAAGTTGTAAA GGTTACAATTGTTAAGGATAAAGATACTCGCCAGAGTAAAGGGGTAGCGTTTGTTCTCTTCCTGGACAGAGAATCTGCTTATAACTGTGCAAGAGCAGTGAACAATAAAGAG TTGTTTGGCAGAACAGTGAAAGCGAGCATTGCCGTCGATAATGGCCGAGCAACTGAGTTTATAAAAAGACGGAACTACACAGACAAGACCAAATGTTACGAATGTGGG GATACAGGTCATCTCAGCTATGCATGCCCCAAAAACATTCTGGGAGAGAGGGACCCTccgaagaagaaagaaaagaaaaaaaagaaaaaggctgaACAACCTGAACATGT tgaagaagaagaaaaaagtgaagaagagggagaggaccCAACCTTAGATAGTCTAAGTCAAGCCATAGCTTTTCAG CAAGCCCGCATCGAGGACGAGGACACGCAGAGGAAGAAAACACGTATGCCTCAAGAGGAAGGTGCTCACGCTTCAACGTCCTCAGACTCTAAGAAACCAAGAATTAAAAAGAGTGCATACTTCAGTGACGAAGAGGAGTTTAGTGactaa
- the pphln1 gene encoding periphilin-1 isoform X3 has translation MTYRRDRSIREVYDDRFLAERPGPYPRAAGAPERRGPFGRPEEDYGRGGYEYEGGPRFFPNGGGQRNYHEEQRGYHGDNVHFSAERRAVPPARREDYPYRGPREDPHPGRPLEFGARAPPPPPPPHNVRNQGVYPAARSLPESGEDTLVQAILNLDKGEDRDPFRRKVAPFPPPRERSPARREMACSPQSRSGSSVSSRGYSPDRAKSLPVPSQQDKNVDGPEVVSEHHWGAHYSQQSGHETLDKIPGLSREGSPHSATSNKEEHHPPEAETEEPPVVPVVEESQKSSPDNFQERRALAIAAKAQEIEKVYQQDCETFGMVVKMLVAKDPNLEKQLQVPLRENLGEIRDRCLEDLKHFINELDEVVRQSEPSVCDSTTSSTALTGHKLSKTGVNHSSSY, from the exons A TGACGTACAGGAGAGACAGGAGTATACGAGAGGTGTATGATGATCGCTTTTTGGCAGAAAGACCG GGTCCTTACCCACGGGCAGCTGGGGCACCAGAGAGAAGGGGCCCCTTTGGCAGGCCGGAAGAGGACTATGGCCGTGGCGGGTACGAATACGAAGGAGGTCCACGCTTTTTTCCAAATGGAGGAGGCCAACGAAATTATCATGAAGAGCAGAGGGGCTACCATGGGGACAACGTTCACTTCTCTGCTGAACGCAGAGCTGTTCCACCTGCAAGGAGG GAGGACTACCCTTACAGAGGGCCCAGGGAGGACCCGCACCCAGGACGGCCTTTGGAGTTTGG CGCgcgagcgccgccgccgccaccgcctccTCACAACGTGCGAAACCAGGGCGTCTACCCAGCAGCCCGATCACTCCCGGAGAGCGGGGAAGACACACTAGTGCAAGCCATCCTCAACCTGGACAAAGG GGAGGACAGAGACCCCTTCAGGAGAAAGGTGGCCCCGTTCCCTCCACCCAGGGAGCGCTCGCCTGCGCGCCGCGAGATGGCCTGTTCCCCCCAGAGTCGCTCCGGCTCCAGCGTCAGCAGCAGGGGCTACTCGCCAGACCGAGCCAAGAGCCTGCCGGTTCCCTCGCAGCAGGACAAGA ATGTGGACGGTCCAGAGGTGGTGTCTGAGCACCATTGGGGGGCGCACTATTCCCAACAGAGTGGACATGAAACTTTGG aCAAAATTCCCGGCCTGTCAAGAGAAGGGTCCCCACACAGCGCGACCTCGAACAAG GAGGAGCACCATCCTCCAGAAGCAGAAACAGAGGAGCCCCCGGTGGTTCCAGTCGTCGAGGAGAGCCAAAAGTCGTCTCCGGACAACTTTCAAGAGCGACGGGCCCTCGCCATCGCAGCCAAAGCTCAGGAGATAGAGAAG GTGTACCAGCAGGACTGCGAGACATTCGGCATGGTGGTAAAGATGTTGGTGGCCAAAGACCCCAACCTGGAGAAGCAGCTGCAGGTTCCCCTCAGGGAGAACCTCGGGGAGATCCGCGATCGTTGCCTGGAGGACCTGAAACACTTCATCAACGAGCTGGACGAGGTGGTCCGGCAGTCGGAGCCTTCCGTTTGTGACTCGACCACCTCGTCAACAGCACTGACGGGTCATAAACTCTCAAAGACGGGAGTCAATCACAGCTCGTCTTACTGA